The proteins below come from a single candidate division TA06 bacterium genomic window:
- a CDS encoding UvrD-helicase domain-containing protein: protein MSDVLKKDGRYRFPHLLLIEASAGSGKTQALSSRFVQFLLSSRIEHNQLPHLLAITFTNNAAREMKQRILIWLKELALGNDPGFLKQTAELLETEPEKIPALAFEMVDKIIEHFSDFQVQTIDSFTNRLAQASARELGFRPDFQVTTSYGELLDYSLTLLLKQTGRDQDLTGVMGRFLELLNASGGSFAWDPQPLMRESFEKFLSIEAKESGRFTFKDQTAERDRCLEIIKDVYQQICGIAQEQGFMMKADAFASYLEQGNVDKILARSTYNSGHTPMLKGKPPKNKLEAYEATKELWGKLGPVVAGLAAAHSESHYAAYGQPYHHFKQIMEQTKRRRGVVHIDDIARKLSQQLDQEMIPGIYLALGAKLCHYLIDEFQDTDLAQWRSLHPLLSEALASGGSAFLVGDLKQSIYLFRKADYKIMKQLQEEIQGKARPLIWLPASVADSSQVGGLEQNFRCGQAILEYVEQAFHHNLEQLIGEGILGPDRTGLLTYVQRPSEGTAGRGYVRTLHIPKGAAGSGAAESSGDPDADPGPDAVAGAVADDEAVLDAADASGLVDQEPERATLLEIVQDVLARGYSPQDIAVLAPKNKHLGQAIGWLTQAGIPASSSGGLDIRQRRVVAELIEILRFLDSPIDNLAWASVVKGRILASAAQVAGLEWSQALADDILLGAGQRAGTRGYHYQECRRDPRFAPVWGKFFSDLYRLAGYYPLYDLVCLALGRFGVFKNFPDEAAALLKLLETVNQAESQGQGSLKDFLEACQRPEPELFSLELPENVPAVQLMSFHKSKGLGFPVVINLLYDEAQDSRQVYYGKTGEEIALYKITAEIAGRTREYPHDLAALRDGFLADDQVQELNALYVVCTRARHELYNLVIYKPPKPKKAGVIKKQGPAKGPWYPRLFPLIDQGHKETLSRKAAPAIPGQPAIGRGLEPGTDWEPEQSWEGERYLKARLGQFYHKLLEGVAALPDDTEARLLALARRHRELIPGRDIKALAAQVKTFLERRDVAPFFVKAGGQTVLCEAQLVGPNGELLRVDRLVRDGNLATVIDFKTGRSDDPKQLEQHQAQVRGYLTALAGIFPGQTLEGQIVYLDGDVKEVRP, encoded by the coding sequence ATGTCAGATGTTTTGAAAAAAGACGGCCGCTACCGGTTTCCCCACCTGCTGTTGATCGAAGCCTCGGCCGGCTCGGGCAAGACCCAGGCCCTGTCCAGCCGTTTCGTGCAGTTCCTGCTGTCGTCCCGGATCGAGCACAACCAGCTGCCCCACCTGCTGGCCATCACCTTCACCAACAACGCCGCCCGGGAGATGAAACAGCGGATTTTAATCTGGCTGAAGGAACTGGCTTTGGGCAATGATCCAGGCTTTCTGAAACAGACCGCGGAACTGCTGGAAACAGAGCCGGAGAAGATACCGGCCTTGGCCTTTGAGATGGTGGACAAAATCATCGAACATTTTTCCGATTTCCAGGTCCAGACCATCGACAGCTTTACCAACCGGCTGGCCCAGGCCTCGGCCCGGGAGCTGGGCTTTAGGCCGGATTTCCAGGTTACCACCAGCTACGGCGAATTGCTGGATTATTCCCTGACCCTGCTGTTGAAACAGACCGGCCGGGACCAGGATCTGACCGGGGTGATGGGCCGGTTTCTGGAGCTGCTCAACGCTTCCGGCGGCAGCTTCGCCTGGGACCCCCAGCCCCTGATGCGCGAAAGTTTCGAAAAATTTCTGTCCATAGAGGCCAAGGAATCTGGCCGCTTTACTTTTAAAGACCAGACCGCCGAAAGAGACCGCTGTCTGGAAATCATCAAGGATGTCTACCAGCAGATCTGCGGCATCGCCCAGGAGCAAGGCTTTATGATGAAGGCCGACGCCTTTGCCTCATACCTGGAGCAGGGGAATGTGGACAAGATATTGGCCCGGTCCACCTACAACAGCGGACATACCCCGATGCTCAAGGGCAAGCCTCCCAAAAACAAACTGGAAGCCTATGAAGCGACCAAAGAACTGTGGGGGAAACTGGGGCCGGTGGTGGCTGGTTTGGCCGCGGCTCACAGCGAAAGCCACTATGCCGCCTATGGCCAGCCCTACCATCATTTCAAGCAGATCATGGAGCAGACCAAGCGGCGCCGGGGGGTGGTCCACATCGATGACATCGCCCGGAAACTGTCCCAGCAGTTGGACCAGGAGATGATCCCCGGGATCTACCTGGCCCTGGGGGCCAAACTCTGCCATTACCTGATCGACGAGTTCCAGGACACCGACCTGGCCCAGTGGCGCAGCCTGCACCCGCTGCTTTCGGAGGCCCTGGCTTCGGGCGGCTCGGCCTTCTTAGTGGGCGATCTTAAACAGTCCATCTACCTGTTCCGCAAGGCCGATTACAAGATAATGAAACAGCTCCAGGAGGAGATCCAAGGGAAGGCCAGACCCCTGATCTGGCTGCCGGCCAGCGTGGCGGACAGTTCGCAGGTGGGCGGCCTGGAGCAAAACTTCCGTTGCGGCCAGGCGATCCTGGAATACGTGGAGCAGGCCTTCCATCATAATCTGGAACAGCTGATCGGGGAGGGGATTTTGGGCCCCGACCGCACCGGGCTTTTGACCTATGTCCAGCGGCCGTCAGAGGGAACCGCAGGCCGGGGCTATGTCCGCACCCTGCACATTCCCAAAGGGGCGGCAGGATCCGGGGCTGCGGAGAGCTCCGGCGATCCCGATGCTGACCCCGGTCCTGATGCCGTTGCCGGCGCTGTCGCGGATGATGAGGCTGTTCTTGATGCCGCCGATGCTTCAGGCCTTGTGGACCAGGAGCCGGAGCGGGCGACGTTGCTGGAGATAGTTCAGGACGTGCTGGCCCGGGGTTACAGCCCCCAGGACATCGCGGTGCTGGCCCCCAAGAACAAACATCTGGGACAGGCCATCGGCTGGCTGACCCAGGCCGGCATCCCGGCCTCGTCATCCGGCGGGCTGGACATCCGCCAGCGCCGGGTGGTGGCGGAACTTATCGAGATATTGCGCTTTCTGGACTCGCCCATCGACAACCTGGCCTGGGCTTCGGTGGTCAAGGGCCGGATTTTGGCCTCGGCCGCCCAGGTAGCAGGCCTGGAATGGAGCCAGGCGCTGGCCGACGACATTCTGCTGGGGGCGGGGCAGAGGGCCGGGACGCGGGGATACCACTATCAGGAATGCCGCCGGGACCCCAGGTTCGCCCCGGTCTGGGGAAAGTTTTTTAGCGACCTCTACCGGCTGGCCGGGTATTATCCCCTGTACGACCTGGTCTGCCTGGCTCTGGGCCGTTTCGGGGTTTTTAAAAATTTTCCGGACGAGGCGGCAGCCCTGCTGAAGCTTTTGGAGACCGTCAACCAGGCGGAGTCACAGGGCCAGGGCAGCCTCAAGGATTTTCTGGAGGCCTGCCAGAGGCCGGAGCCGGAGCTTTTTTCCCTGGAGCTGCCGGAGAATGTTCCGGCGGTGCAGCTGATGAGTTTTCACAAATCCAAAGGTTTGGGTTTTCCGGTGGTGATAAATCTCCTGTACGACGAGGCCCAGGACAGCCGCCAGGTCTATTACGGAAAAACCGGAGAGGAGATCGCCCTATATAAGATCACCGCCGAAATCGCCGGCCGCACCAGGGAGTATCCCCATGATCTGGCGGCCTTGCGCGATGGGTTTTTGGCCGATGATCAGGTTCAGGAGCTCAACGCCCTGTACGTGGTCTGCACCCGGGCCCGGCATGAACTTTACAACCTGGTGATCTACAAGCCGCCCAAACCCAAAAAGGCCGGGGTCATAAAGAAGCAGGGCCCGGCCAAAGGGCCGTGGTACCCAAGGCTTTTCCCTCTTATAGATCAGGGCCATAAGGAAACCCTTTCCAGAAAAGCGGCTCCGGCCATACCCGGCCAGCCGGCGATAGGGCGGGGATTGGAGCCAGGCACGGACTGGGAGCCTGAGCAGTCTTGGGAAGGGGAGAGATATCTTAAGGCCCGGCTGGGCCAGTTTTACCACAAGCTGCTGGAGGGCGTTGCCGCCCTGCCGGACGACACAGAGGCCAGACTTTTGGCCTTGGCCCGCCGCCACCGGGAACTGATTCCGGGCCGGGATATAAAGGCCCTGGCCGCCCAGGTCAAAACCTTTTTGGAGCGCCGGGATGTGGCCCCGTTCTTCGTTAAGGCGGGGGGCCAGACCGTGCTCTGCGAGGCCCAGCTGGTGGGCCCCAACGGGGAACTGCTGCGGGTGGACCGTTTGGTCCGCGATGGAAACCTGGCCACGGTGATAGATTTCAAAACCGGCCGGTCCGATGATCCCAAACAGTTGGAGCAGCATCAGGCCCAGGTGCGCGGCTATCTCACGGCCCTGGCGGGAATTTTTCCCGGTCAAACCCTGGAGGGACAAATCGTCTATCTGGACGGCGACGTGAAGGAGGTGAGGCCATGA